A stretch of Bacillus pseudomycoides DNA encodes these proteins:
- the fni gene encoding type 2 isopentenyl-diphosphate Delta-isomerase: protein MVRAKRKLEHIEYALSTGQSRIHGFHDIAFVHQSLPNSSYESITFETEIGELSLSSPIFINAMTGGGGDHTLHINEQLAHVAKHHNLAMAVGSQMAALKDEREANSYRIVRKVNPNGIVFANLGSEASVEQAKRAVDMIEANALQIHLNVIQELTMPEGDRDFTGVLERIEKIVLGAEVPVIVKEVGFGMSKESVQKLADVGVTAVDIGGYGGTNFAAVENERRQRMLSYFNDWGIQTAASIIEASSTNNNLPLIASGGIQTALDVAKAIALGAQSTAFAGYFLRILMNDGIEKLIDEIELLHTDLQFIMTALGTSTLTELQQVPLIVKGDTYHWLSQRGIDTMNYSMR from the coding sequence GTGGTAAGGGCAAAACGAAAATTAGAACATATTGAATACGCTCTTTCTACCGGACAGTCTCGTATACATGGCTTTCATGACATTGCTTTTGTCCATCAAAGCTTGCCAAATTCAAGTTATGAAAGTATTACATTTGAAACGGAAATCGGCGAACTTTCACTAAGTTCGCCGATTTTTATCAATGCGATGACTGGTGGTGGTGGAGATCACACATTACATATTAATGAACAGTTAGCGCATGTGGCCAAGCATCATAATCTTGCAATGGCAGTTGGTTCTCAAATGGCCGCGTTAAAAGATGAAAGAGAAGCAAACTCTTATCGAATTGTTCGCAAGGTAAACCCAAATGGGATTGTTTTTGCAAATTTGGGTAGTGAAGCAAGCGTTGAACAGGCAAAGCGAGCGGTTGATATGATTGAGGCGAATGCTTTGCAAATTCATTTGAATGTCATTCAAGAATTAACGATGCCAGAAGGGGACCGGGATTTTACAGGCGTATTAGAGCGGATTGAAAAGATTGTTCTTGGCGCTGAAGTTCCTGTTATCGTGAAAGAAGTAGGGTTTGGCATGAGTAAAGAATCTGTACAGAAATTAGCTGATGTGGGCGTTACAGCTGTAGATATAGGTGGTTATGGTGGTACAAACTTTGCTGCAGTTGAAAATGAGCGAAGACAGCGAATGCTTTCCTATTTTAACGATTGGGGCATTCAGACGGCAGCCTCTATAATAGAAGCATCCTCAACAAATAATAACCTCCCTCTTATTGCATCTGGTGGTATACAAACTGCACTTGATGTAGCAAAAGCAATTGCGCTAGGAGCGCAATCAACTGCCTTTGCCGGATATTTTTTGCGTATATTGATGAATGATGGTATAGAGAAATTAATTGATGAAATAGAACTTTTACATACGGATTTACAGTTTATTATGACGGCTCTTGGAACTAGTACGCTTACTGAGCTTCAGCAAGTGCCGCTTATTGTGAAAGGTGATACGTATCACTGGCTGTCGCAGCGTGGGATTGATACGATGAATTACAGTATGAGATAG
- a CDS encoding YpzI family protein gives MGKDRQEKKLKQSRRVESDRNQSLQYPGATGLDTPEQARQQNQH, from the coding sequence ATGGGAAAAGATCGCCAAGAAAAGAAATTAAAACAATCACGCCGCGTTGAATCGGATCGTAATCAATCATTGCAATATCCTGGTGCAACAGGCCTTGATACACCAGAACAAGCTCGTCAACAAAATCAGCATTAA
- a CDS encoding YIEGIA family protein yields the protein MTEYTPAILCGVIAGTVTRILMLRTDTRQYPTRLHGKIIHIAMGLIAAALGAIAIPSILKKDFSAITFLTLAASQFRDVRNMERNTLQQLDGYELVPRGNTYIEGIALVFESRNYLAMLTSFVTTFTYIGFHSWIAGVVAGLAGFFVAKTLMSGKRLRDLVDVEHVPLRFEGAGLYIDNIYIMNIGLPARQEEIMKYGMGFILKPKSIDARVTISNLGQRQAILHDVSVALGIFRDSGTPALVPLAKRDLGDGRVGVFVLPQDQDVKKAIAVIGNVPTLESAVHMSSEAPKGRGDMR from the coding sequence ATGACTGAATATACACCAGCCATTTTATGTGGCGTCATTGCTGGAACAGTAACGCGGATTTTGATGCTTCGTACAGATACGAGGCAATATCCGACACGTTTACATGGAAAAATCATTCACATTGCTATGGGGTTAATCGCAGCAGCTTTAGGAGCAATTGCTATTCCATCTATTTTGAAAAAGGATTTTTCAGCAATTACTTTTCTTACATTAGCGGCATCTCAATTTCGAGATGTAAGAAATATGGAAAGGAATACACTGCAGCAATTAGATGGATATGAGCTTGTACCACGTGGAAACACGTATATTGAGGGGATAGCATTAGTATTTGAAAGTCGTAACTATTTAGCGATGTTAACATCATTTGTGACAACATTTACATATATAGGATTTCATTCATGGATTGCTGGGGTAGTGGCTGGATTAGCTGGATTTTTCGTTGCTAAAACATTAATGTCTGGTAAAAGGTTACGTGACCTTGTGGACGTTGAGCATGTTCCTCTCCGTTTTGAAGGAGCAGGACTATATATTGATAACATTTATATTATGAATATTGGATTACCAGCAAGGCAAGAAGAAATTATGAAGTACGGAATGGGCTTTATTTTAAAGCCTAAGTCTATCGATGCAAGGGTAACGATTTCGAATCTTGGACAACGACAGGCAATATTGCATGATGTCTCCGTTGCATTGGGCATATTCAGGGATTCTGGAACCCCAGCGTTAGTCCCGTTAGCTAAGCGTGATTTAGGGGATGGAAGAGTAGGGGTATTTGTACTCCCGCAAGATCAAGATGTAAAAAAAGCGATTGCTGTCATAGGAAATGTACCGACTTTAGAAAGTGCAGTTCATATGTCATCGGAGGCTCCTAAAGGAAGGGGAGATATGCGATGA
- a CDS encoding capping complex subunit for YIEGIA produces the protein MMLESYILAVITMTPEKFAGGAPLFVCESTEEMEFVANNLEAILDGIAHRLQENVYIIVKH, from the coding sequence ATGATGTTAGAAAGTTACATTCTTGCTGTAATTACGATGACGCCAGAAAAGTTTGCGGGTGGAGCACCGTTATTTGTTTGTGAGTCAACAGAAGAAATGGAATTTGTAGCAAATAATTTAGAAGCAATTCTAGACGGTATTGCCCACCGCTTGCAAGAGAATGTATATATTATTGTGAAACATTAG
- the engA gene encoding ribosome-associated GTPase EngA, which translates to MPKPVVAIVGRPNVGKSTIFNRIVGERVSIVEDIPGVTRDRIYSAGEWLNHEFNIIDTGGIDIGDEPFLTQIRQQAEVAIDEADVIVFMTNGRDGVTAADEEVAKILYRSKKPVVLAVNKVDNPEMRNDIYDFYALGFGEPFPISGTHGLGLGDLLDEAAKHFPKIEEEAYDDETIRFSLIGRPNVGKSSLVNALLGQERVIVSNVAGTTRDAVDTPYSKDGQDYVIIDTAGMRKKGKVYESTEKYSVLRALRAIERSDVVLVVLDGEEGIIEQDKKIAGYAHDSGRAVIIVVNKWDAVKKDEKTMKAFEENIRAHFQFLEYAPIVFLSAKTKKRTQTLLPVINEVNESHSIRVQTNVLNDVIMDAVAMNPTPTHNGSRLKIFYATQVAVKPPTFVVFVNDPELMHFSYERFLKNRLRESFGFVGTPIRIISRARD; encoded by the coding sequence ATGCCGAAACCAGTAGTGGCAATAGTAGGGCGCCCGAACGTAGGAAAATCTACTATTTTTAATAGAATTGTTGGAGAGAGAGTTTCAATTGTAGAAGATATCCCAGGTGTAACGCGAGATCGTATTTATAGCGCCGGTGAATGGTTAAACCATGAATTTAACATTATTGATACAGGTGGAATTGATATTGGAGACGAACCGTTTTTGACACAAATTCGTCAACAGGCAGAAGTTGCGATTGATGAAGCAGATGTTATTGTTTTTATGACAAATGGTCGCGATGGTGTAACAGCTGCAGATGAAGAGGTTGCAAAAATTTTATATCGTTCTAAAAAGCCGGTTGTACTAGCGGTGAATAAGGTTGATAATCCAGAGATGCGTAATGATATTTATGATTTCTATGCATTAGGATTTGGCGAGCCATTCCCAATTTCAGGTACACACGGATTAGGTTTAGGTGATTTATTAGACGAAGCAGCAAAGCATTTCCCTAAGATTGAAGAAGAGGCATATGATGACGAAACAATTCGTTTCTCATTAATTGGGCGTCCAAATGTAGGGAAATCATCACTTGTAAATGCATTGCTTGGTCAAGAACGTGTAATCGTAAGTAATGTAGCAGGAACAACACGTGATGCTGTCGATACACCATATAGTAAAGATGGTCAAGATTACGTTATCATTGATACAGCTGGTATGCGTAAAAAAGGAAAAGTATACGAGAGTACCGAAAAGTATAGTGTACTTCGTGCATTAAGAGCGATTGAACGCTCTGACGTTGTTTTAGTTGTTTTAGACGGTGAAGAAGGAATTATTGAGCAAGATAAAAAAATTGCTGGTTATGCACATGATTCAGGACGAGCGGTAATTATTGTTGTGAATAAATGGGATGCAGTTAAAAAAGATGAAAAGACAATGAAAGCATTTGAAGAAAATATTCGTGCGCACTTCCAGTTTTTAGAATATGCACCGATTGTATTCTTATCTGCGAAAACGAAGAAGCGTACACAGACGTTATTACCAGTTATTAATGAAGTAAATGAAAGTCATAGCATTCGCGTACAAACAAATGTACTAAATGACGTAATTATGGATGCAGTAGCAATGAATCCAACGCCAACACATAACGGTAGTCGTTTGAAAATCTTCTATGCAACACAAGTTGCGGTGAAACCACCAACATTTGTTGTCTTTGTAAATGATCCAGAATTAATGCACTTTTCATATGAGCGTTTCTTAAAGAATCGTTTGCGTGAGTCGTTTGGCTTCGTAGGAACGCCGATTCGAATTATTTCTAGAGCAAGAGACTAA
- a CDS encoding NAD(P)H-dependent glycerol-3-phosphate dehydrogenase, translating to MKKITVVGAGSWGTALAMVLADNGHDVRIWGNRSELMEEINMKHENGRYLPGITLPSTIVAYPSLEEALVDVDTVLLVVPTKAYREVLRNMKGMVSQPITWVHASKGIEPGTSKRISEMIEEEIPAHLIRDVVVLSGPSHAEEVGLRQATTVTAAAKRMEAAEEVQDLFMNSYFRVYTNPDIIGVELGGALKNIIALAAGITDGLGLGDNAKAALMTRGLTEIARLGRRMGGNPLTFAGLTGMGDLIVTCTSVHSRNWRAGNMLGKGHSLEEVLDSMGMVVEGVRTTKAAYEMAKKMEVEMPITAALYDVLFNGNNVKDAVGSLMGRVRKHEVEAIPDLL from the coding sequence ATGAAAAAAATCACAGTAGTAGGAGCAGGGAGCTGGGGCACAGCGTTAGCGATGGTATTAGCTGACAATGGTCATGATGTACGTATTTGGGGAAATCGATCAGAGCTCATGGAGGAAATCAATATGAAACATGAGAACGGTCGATATCTGCCAGGGATTACATTGCCAAGCACAATCGTAGCCTATCCTTCCTTAGAAGAAGCATTAGTAGATGTAGATACAGTACTTTTAGTCGTGCCAACGAAAGCGTATCGCGAAGTACTGCGAAATATGAAAGGTATGGTTTCACAGCCAATTACTTGGGTTCATGCAAGTAAAGGAATTGAACCAGGTACTTCAAAACGTATTTCAGAAATGATTGAAGAAGAAATTCCAGCGCATCTTATTCGTGATGTTGTTGTTTTATCAGGACCGAGCCATGCGGAAGAGGTTGGACTTCGTCAAGCTACAACAGTCACTGCAGCTGCTAAACGTATGGAGGCAGCTGAAGAAGTGCAAGATTTATTTATGAATAGTTACTTCCGTGTATATACGAATCCTGATATCATCGGCGTGGAGCTTGGCGGTGCATTAAAAAATATTATTGCGCTAGCTGCTGGTATAACAGATGGCCTTGGCCTAGGTGATAATGCAAAAGCGGCTCTTATGACGCGCGGTTTAACAGAGATTGCTCGTTTAGGAAGAAGGATGGGCGGCAATCCGTTAACATTTGCAGGTCTAACAGGAATGGGTGACTTAATTGTAACTTGTACAAGTGTTCATAGCCGAAATTGGCGTGCGGGAAATATGCTTGGAAAAGGGCATTCTTTAGAAGAAGTACTAGATAGTATGGGAATGGTTGTTGAAGGTGTACGGACAACGAAAGCGGCATACGAAATGGCTAAGAAAATGGAAGTTGAAATGCCAATTACAGCAGCTTTATATGATGTATTATTCAATGGGAATAACGTGAAAGATGCGGTAGGCTCATTGATGGGGCGTGTTCGTAAACATGAAGTTGAAGCGATACCTGATTTATTATAA
- a CDS encoding stage VI sporulation protein F, translating to MDNNIFNNIEKEAKVNKDDIFKLASSVQNANLRDEKVLRQLIHQVAVMAGREVPKEQEDQIVKAIINNNMPTDFSSLSKMFKK from the coding sequence ATGGATAATAACATTTTCAATAATATCGAGAAAGAAGCGAAAGTAAATAAAGACGATATTTTTAAATTAGCGTCATCTGTACAAAATGCGAATTTACGTGATGAGAAAGTACTTCGTCAATTAATACATCAAGTCGCAGTAATGGCGGGTAGAGAGGTACCAAAGGAGCAAGAAGATCAAATTGTAAAAGCAATTATTAATAATAATATGCCAACAGATTTTAGCTCGTTAAGTAAAATGTTTAAAAAATAA
- a CDS encoding DUF2768 domain-containing protein → MSEGLIKMWFSLGAMGFMFIAVVFILLSRHKMKNKILKGITAMVAYTLMIVSGIVIFLVVFSGPVEQ, encoded by the coding sequence ATGTCTGAAGGCCTTATCAAAATGTGGTTTTCTTTAGGGGCAATGGGATTCATGTTTATTGCGGTAGTTTTTATTTTATTAAGCAGACATAAAATGAAGAATAAAATTTTGAAAGGGATTACAGCGATGGTTGCTTATACACTTATGATTGTATCTGGGATTGTTATTTTCCTTGTTGTGTTTAGTGGACCGGTTGAACAATAA